Within Nitrososphaerales archaeon, the genomic segment TATTTCAAGGTAGGCTCTTGGAGCAGATGAGTAGGTTAAAGGATGCATATGTGAAGCCGATCTTGCTAATAGAGGGCGATATCGCTTGGGAGTTGGAGAGGAGAAAGAACCCTCACGCATTCTGGGGTGCTTTATTGAAGATCCAATTGGACATGGGCATACCAGTCATAACGACGGTAGATGTGAAGCAGAGCGCCGATCTACTATATACATTAGCGAAGAGGATGCAGAAGAAAGAAAGATCCAGACCTTGTGTAAGGCATAAACCGAAGTTGTTGAGTGAGCAGGATATGCAGAGATTCATCGTGGAGGGATTGCCAGGTGTGGGTGCCGAACTTTCGATACGCCTCTTAAAACACTTTAAGACCGTAAGAAGGATATTTCAGGCATCGGAAGCTGAATTGAAGAAGGTGGATGGTCTAGGCCCTGTAAAAGCAAAGAGGATCACTCAATTGCTAGATATGGAGTTTAAAGACGATTCGATACAGAAGGATCTAAAATTAGATTCGAATTCGATCTAGTTTTTTACTGTTCCTTTTACTACTTTCTAGAGGATCTCTCTCCAGACACGATGTAGATGACCGATTCTCCGATGTAGGTGGCGTGATCCGCGATCCTTTCCAAGTAACGGAGTATGAGGATCCCTGAAACGACACATCTTAAATCCGCTCCTTGTGATTGAATAGCCCTTCGAACGAAATCTCTATAGATCCTATCTACAACATCGTCCATCTCCCTTAACTTCCTTGCGAGGTTCGCATCTCTTTCGGTGAATGCCTTTATACTCAATCTTATCATCTCCTTTGCCTGCTGGCCTGCTTCATCTATAGCCCTTTTATCACACATCGACAAGTCTCCAAACATCTTCAAGACTTGGGATATATCGTAAGCATACCTTCCGAAACGAGAGAAGCCATAAGCAATCTCCATACACGACTTTAAAAATCTCAAATCCGATGCTACTGGTTGATACCTTGCTATCAAC encodes:
- a CDS encoding helix-hairpin-helix domain-containing protein; protein product: MKIIADTREPDIMMALLSALGFEVERRVITPGDYIISDECAVERKTVHDFLTSLFQGRLLEQMSRLKDAYVKPILLIEGDIAWELERRKNPHAFWGALLKIQLDMGIPVITTVDVKQSADLLYTLAKRMQKKERSRPCVRHKPKLLSEQDMQRFIVEGLPGVGAELSIRLLKHFKTVRRIFQASEAELKKVDGLGPVKAKRITQLLDMEFKDDSIQKDLKLDSNSI
- a CDS encoding phosphate uptake regulator, PhoU — protein: MVRLLDIGLERLKNMILDMAKHSENTVFTAIEAYKQGKDMTEQIFGWSEELRILQDEVSELVVELIARYQPVASDLRFLKSCMEIAYGFSRFGRYAYDISQVLKMFGDLSMCDKRAIDEAGQQAKEMIRLSIKAFTERDANLARKLREMDDVVDRIYRDFVRRAIQSQGADLRCVVSGILILRYLERIADHATYIGESVIYIVSGERSSRK